A genomic region of Anas acuta chromosome 1, bAnaAcu1.1, whole genome shotgun sequence contains the following coding sequences:
- the ZNF800 gene encoding zinc finger protein 800 isoform X1 — protein MPLRDKCCQTDHHHHGCCEPVHMLEPGDPPLLQQPLQTSKSGIQQIIECFRSGTKQLKHILLKDVDTIFECKLCRSLFRGLPNLITHKKFYCPPSLQMDDNLPDINDKQSQAINDLLEAIYPRVDKQEYVIKLQPIETNQNAVFQYVSRTDSPEENTESSSPPDQTPVQTQEPSTEQPKTVSAPAPVGETVELPPADPVTNKVIPTPEEQPPAVTPELDSLDNSDFGHQLICCLCRKEFHSRRSVRRHIRKVHKKKMEELKKYIETKKKPNQCSTKGRNKNVLVTLGRSCPVCYKSFATKANVRRHFDEVHRGLRRDSITPDIATKPGQPLFLDTASAKKSFKTRKQKSSSKAEYNLTACKCLLCKRKYSSQIMLKRHMQIVHKITLSGKNSKREKGPNNTANGTEIKLKVEPADSVEPSPPSIALSPQNELKGTNHSNEKKSTPSAQKNKVKQDPENPKSTSKSTTKSTSKPTSKSTNASAAGGQQKTRKPKLSAGFDFKQLYCKLCKRQFTSKQNLTKHIELHTDGNNIYVKYYRCPLCSYETRRKRDVIRHITVVHKKSPRYLGKITASLEIRAIKKPIDLVLNKVTKRGPQRDETKQIGSKQDVTSNSPNKKYEGADVGIEVKVTKNFSLHRCNKCGKAFARKAFLEHHKKTHKANVSHSPEENKTKGRSTRSKAVVWHQTRGNNSVPHILRSNCRECNNILVAMMRHTQVSVWYSDCSVSW, from the exons GAACTAAACAACTTAAACATATCTTGTTAAAAGATGTGGACACCATTTTTGAGTGTAAATTGTGCCGGAGTCTCTTCAGAGGATTACCAAATTTAATTACTCATAAAAAGTTTTATTGTCCTCCAAGTCTCCAGATGGATGATA acctCCCAGATATAAATGATAAACAGAGTCAAGCCATAAATGACCTCCTGGAAGCAATCTATCCAAGGGTAGACAAACAAGAATATGTAATTAAATTACAACCTATAGAAACTAATCAGAATGCTGTATTTCAATATGTATCAAGGACTGATAGCCCAGAAGAGAACACAGAAAGTAGTAGTCCTCCTGATCAAACTCCAGTACAGACACAGGAACCCAGCACTGAGCAACCCAAGACTGtttcagctccagctccagtgggGGAGACTGTAGAATTACCTCCTGCTGATCCTGTTACAAACAAGGTGATACCTACTCCTGAAGAACAGCCTCCAGCAGTAACTCCTGAGTTGGACTCTTTGGATAATTCTGATTTTGGCCACCAGCTGATTTGTTGCCTTTGTAGAAAAGAATTTCATTCCAGACGCAGTGTACGCCGGCACATTAGAAAAGTacacaaaaaaaagatggaagagCTAAAGAAGTacatagaaacaaaaaagaaaccaaatcaGTGCTCCACAAAGGGACGAAATAAGAACGTTCTTGTAACATTAGGTAGAAGTTGTCCTGTGTGTTATAAATCATTTGCCACAAAAGCCAACGTAAGGAGGCATTTTGATGAAGTTCATAGAGGATTAAGAAGGGATTCCATTACTCCTGATATAGCTACAAAACCTGGGCAACCTTTGTTCCTGGATACAGCTTCTGctaaaaaatcttttaagacCCGAAAACAAAAGTCGTCTTCAAAGGCTGAATACAATTTAACTGCGTGCAAATGCCTTCTGTGCAAGAGAAAATATAGTTCACAAATAATGCTGAAAAGGCACATGCAAATTGTTCACAAGATAACTCTTTCTGGAAAGAACtctaaaagagagaaaggacCCAACAATACTGCCaatggaacagaaataaaactaaaagtTGAACCAGCAGATTCTGTAGAACCTTCACCCCCTTCCATTGCTCTTTCTCCACAGAATGAATTAAAGGGAACAAATCATTCAAACGAGAAAAAAAGCACTCCgtcagcacagaaaaataaagttaaacaGGACCCAGAAAACCCTAAATCAACCTCTAAATCAACCACTAAGTCAACCTCTAAACCAACCTCTAAATCAACCAATGCATCTGCTGCAGGTGGCCAGCAAAAAACCAGGAAGCCAAAACTTTCAGCTGGCTTTGACTTCAAGCAACTTTACTGTAAACTCTGTAAACGCCAATTTACTTCAAAACAGAACTTGACAAAACACATCGAATTACACACAGATGGGAATAACATTTATGTTAAATACTACAGGTGTCCGCTCTGCTCGTACGAAACACGTCGCAAACGCGATGTGATAAGGCATATAACTGTAGTTCATAAAAAGTCACCGCGCTACCTTGGGAAAATAACTGCAAGTTTAGAAATTAGAGCAATAAAAAAGCCAATTGATCTTGTTCTAAATAAGGTGACAAAAAGAGGCCCTCAGAgggatgaaacaaaacagattggTTCCAAACAGGATGTCACTTCTAATTCGCCCAATAAAAAGTATGAAGGAGCTGATGTTGGCATTGAagtaaaagtaacaaaaaacTTTTCTCTTCATCGATGCAATAAATGTGGGAAAGCGTTTGCCAGAAAAGCTTTCCTAGAACATCATAAGAAAACCCATAAGGCGAATGTATCTCATTcacctgaagaaaataaaaccaaaggcAGAAGTACAAGATCTAAAGCTGTTGTCTG gCACCAGACGAGAGGAAATAACTCAGTGCCTCATATTCTGAGGAGTAACTGCAGGGAATGCAATAATATTTTGGTAGCTATGATGAGGCATACACAGGTCAGTGTATGGTATAGTGACTGCTCTGTGTCTTGGTGA
- the ZNF800 gene encoding zinc finger protein 800 isoform X2, producing MPLRDKCCQTDHHHHGCCEPVHMLEPGDPPLLQQPLQTSKSGIQQIIECFRSGTKQLKHILLKDVDTIFECKLCRSLFRGLPNLITHKKFYCPPSLQMDDNLPDINDKQSQAINDLLEAIYPRVDKQEYVIKLQPIETNQNAVFQYVSRTDSPEENTESSSPPDQTPVQTQEPSTEQPKTVSAPAPVGETVELPPADPVTNKVIPTPEEQPPAVTPELDSLDNSDFGHQLICCLCRKEFHSRRSVRRHIRKVHKKKMEELKKYIETKKKPNQCSTKGRNKNVLVTLGRSCPVCYKSFATKANVRRHFDEVHRGLRRDSITPDIATKPGQPLFLDTASAKKSFKTRKQKSSSKAEYNLTACKCLLCKRKYSSQIMLKRHMQIVHKITLSGKNSKREKGPNNTANGTEIKLKVEPADSVEPSPPSIALSPQNELKGTNHSNEKKSTPSAQKNKVKQDPENPKSTSKSTTKSTSKPTSKSTNASAAGGQQKTRKPKLSAGFDFKQLYCKLCKRQFTSKQNLTKHIELHTDGNNIYVKYYRCPLCSYETRRKRDVIRHITVVHKKSPRYLGKITASLEIRAIKKPIDLVLNKVTKRGPQRDETKQIGSKQDVTSNSPNKKYEGADVGIEVKVTKNFSLHRCNKCGKAFARKAFLEHHKKTHKANVSHSPEENKTKGRSTRSKAVVWFK from the exons GAACTAAACAACTTAAACATATCTTGTTAAAAGATGTGGACACCATTTTTGAGTGTAAATTGTGCCGGAGTCTCTTCAGAGGATTACCAAATTTAATTACTCATAAAAAGTTTTATTGTCCTCCAAGTCTCCAGATGGATGATA acctCCCAGATATAAATGATAAACAGAGTCAAGCCATAAATGACCTCCTGGAAGCAATCTATCCAAGGGTAGACAAACAAGAATATGTAATTAAATTACAACCTATAGAAACTAATCAGAATGCTGTATTTCAATATGTATCAAGGACTGATAGCCCAGAAGAGAACACAGAAAGTAGTAGTCCTCCTGATCAAACTCCAGTACAGACACAGGAACCCAGCACTGAGCAACCCAAGACTGtttcagctccagctccagtgggGGAGACTGTAGAATTACCTCCTGCTGATCCTGTTACAAACAAGGTGATACCTACTCCTGAAGAACAGCCTCCAGCAGTAACTCCTGAGTTGGACTCTTTGGATAATTCTGATTTTGGCCACCAGCTGATTTGTTGCCTTTGTAGAAAAGAATTTCATTCCAGACGCAGTGTACGCCGGCACATTAGAAAAGTacacaaaaaaaagatggaagagCTAAAGAAGTacatagaaacaaaaaagaaaccaaatcaGTGCTCCACAAAGGGACGAAATAAGAACGTTCTTGTAACATTAGGTAGAAGTTGTCCTGTGTGTTATAAATCATTTGCCACAAAAGCCAACGTAAGGAGGCATTTTGATGAAGTTCATAGAGGATTAAGAAGGGATTCCATTACTCCTGATATAGCTACAAAACCTGGGCAACCTTTGTTCCTGGATACAGCTTCTGctaaaaaatcttttaagacCCGAAAACAAAAGTCGTCTTCAAAGGCTGAATACAATTTAACTGCGTGCAAATGCCTTCTGTGCAAGAGAAAATATAGTTCACAAATAATGCTGAAAAGGCACATGCAAATTGTTCACAAGATAACTCTTTCTGGAAAGAACtctaaaagagagaaaggacCCAACAATACTGCCaatggaacagaaataaaactaaaagtTGAACCAGCAGATTCTGTAGAACCTTCACCCCCTTCCATTGCTCTTTCTCCACAGAATGAATTAAAGGGAACAAATCATTCAAACGAGAAAAAAAGCACTCCgtcagcacagaaaaataaagttaaacaGGACCCAGAAAACCCTAAATCAACCTCTAAATCAACCACTAAGTCAACCTCTAAACCAACCTCTAAATCAACCAATGCATCTGCTGCAGGTGGCCAGCAAAAAACCAGGAAGCCAAAACTTTCAGCTGGCTTTGACTTCAAGCAACTTTACTGTAAACTCTGTAAACGCCAATTTACTTCAAAACAGAACTTGACAAAACACATCGAATTACACACAGATGGGAATAACATTTATGTTAAATACTACAGGTGTCCGCTCTGCTCGTACGAAACACGTCGCAAACGCGATGTGATAAGGCATATAACTGTAGTTCATAAAAAGTCACCGCGCTACCTTGGGAAAATAACTGCAAGTTTAGAAATTAGAGCAATAAAAAAGCCAATTGATCTTGTTCTAAATAAGGTGACAAAAAGAGGCCCTCAGAgggatgaaacaaaacagattggTTCCAAACAGGATGTCACTTCTAATTCGCCCAATAAAAAGTATGAAGGAGCTGATGTTGGCATTGAagtaaaagtaacaaaaaacTTTTCTCTTCATCGATGCAATAAATGTGGGAAAGCGTTTGCCAGAAAAGCTTTCCTAGAACATCATAAGAAAACCCATAAGGCGAATGTATCTCATTcacctgaagaaaataaaaccaaaggcAGAAGTACAAGATCTAAAGCTGTTGTCTG GTTCAAGTGA
- the ZNF800 gene encoding zinc finger protein 800 isoform X3: MPLRDKCCQTDHHHHGCCEPVHMLEPGDPPLLQQPLQTSKSGIQQIIECFRSGTKQLKHILLKDVDTIFECKLCRSLFRGLPNLITHKKFYCPPSLQMDDNLPDINDKQSQAINDLLEAIYPRVDKQEYVIKLQPIETNQNAVFQYVSRTDSPEENTESSSPPDQTPVQTQEPSTEQPKTVSAPAPVGETVELPPADPVTNKVIPTPEEQPPAVTPELDSLDNSDFGHQLICCLCRKEFHSRRSVRRHIRKVHKKKMEELKKYIETKKKPNQCSTKGRNKNVLVTLGRSCPVCYKSFATKANVRRHFDEVHRGLRRDSITPDIATKPGQPLFLDTASAKKSFKTRKQKSSSKAEYNLTACKCLLCKRKYSSQIMLKRHMQIVHKITLSGKNSKREKGPNNTANGTEIKLKVEPADSVEPSPPSIALSPQNELKGTNHSNEKKSTPSAQKNKVKQDPENPKSTSKSTTKSTSKPTSKSTNASAAGGQQKTRKPKLSAGFDFKQLYCKLCKRQFTSKQNLTKHIELHTDGNNIYVKYYRCPLCSYETRRKRDVIRHITVVHKKSPRYLGKITASLEIRAIKKPIDLVLNKVTKRGPQRDETKQIGSKQDVTSNSPNKKYEGADVGIEVKVTKNFSLHRCNKCGKAFARKAFLEHHKKTHKANVSHSPEENKTKGRSTRSKAVV, from the exons GAACTAAACAACTTAAACATATCTTGTTAAAAGATGTGGACACCATTTTTGAGTGTAAATTGTGCCGGAGTCTCTTCAGAGGATTACCAAATTTAATTACTCATAAAAAGTTTTATTGTCCTCCAAGTCTCCAGATGGATGATA acctCCCAGATATAAATGATAAACAGAGTCAAGCCATAAATGACCTCCTGGAAGCAATCTATCCAAGGGTAGACAAACAAGAATATGTAATTAAATTACAACCTATAGAAACTAATCAGAATGCTGTATTTCAATATGTATCAAGGACTGATAGCCCAGAAGAGAACACAGAAAGTAGTAGTCCTCCTGATCAAACTCCAGTACAGACACAGGAACCCAGCACTGAGCAACCCAAGACTGtttcagctccagctccagtgggGGAGACTGTAGAATTACCTCCTGCTGATCCTGTTACAAACAAGGTGATACCTACTCCTGAAGAACAGCCTCCAGCAGTAACTCCTGAGTTGGACTCTTTGGATAATTCTGATTTTGGCCACCAGCTGATTTGTTGCCTTTGTAGAAAAGAATTTCATTCCAGACGCAGTGTACGCCGGCACATTAGAAAAGTacacaaaaaaaagatggaagagCTAAAGAAGTacatagaaacaaaaaagaaaccaaatcaGTGCTCCACAAAGGGACGAAATAAGAACGTTCTTGTAACATTAGGTAGAAGTTGTCCTGTGTGTTATAAATCATTTGCCACAAAAGCCAACGTAAGGAGGCATTTTGATGAAGTTCATAGAGGATTAAGAAGGGATTCCATTACTCCTGATATAGCTACAAAACCTGGGCAACCTTTGTTCCTGGATACAGCTTCTGctaaaaaatcttttaagacCCGAAAACAAAAGTCGTCTTCAAAGGCTGAATACAATTTAACTGCGTGCAAATGCCTTCTGTGCAAGAGAAAATATAGTTCACAAATAATGCTGAAAAGGCACATGCAAATTGTTCACAAGATAACTCTTTCTGGAAAGAACtctaaaagagagaaaggacCCAACAATACTGCCaatggaacagaaataaaactaaaagtTGAACCAGCAGATTCTGTAGAACCTTCACCCCCTTCCATTGCTCTTTCTCCACAGAATGAATTAAAGGGAACAAATCATTCAAACGAGAAAAAAAGCACTCCgtcagcacagaaaaataaagttaaacaGGACCCAGAAAACCCTAAATCAACCTCTAAATCAACCACTAAGTCAACCTCTAAACCAACCTCTAAATCAACCAATGCATCTGCTGCAGGTGGCCAGCAAAAAACCAGGAAGCCAAAACTTTCAGCTGGCTTTGACTTCAAGCAACTTTACTGTAAACTCTGTAAACGCCAATTTACTTCAAAACAGAACTTGACAAAACACATCGAATTACACACAGATGGGAATAACATTTATGTTAAATACTACAGGTGTCCGCTCTGCTCGTACGAAACACGTCGCAAACGCGATGTGATAAGGCATATAACTGTAGTTCATAAAAAGTCACCGCGCTACCTTGGGAAAATAACTGCAAGTTTAGAAATTAGAGCAATAAAAAAGCCAATTGATCTTGTTCTAAATAAGGTGACAAAAAGAGGCCCTCAGAgggatgaaacaaaacagattggTTCCAAACAGGATGTCACTTCTAATTCGCCCAATAAAAAGTATGAAGGAGCTGATGTTGGCATTGAagtaaaagtaacaaaaaacTTTTCTCTTCATCGATGCAATAAATGTGGGAAAGCGTTTGCCAGAAAAGCTTTCCTAGAACATCATAAGAAAACCCATAAGGCGAATGTATCTCATTcacctgaagaaaataaaaccaaaggcAGAAGTACAAGATCTAAAGCTGTTGTCTG A